A portion of the Saccharospirillaceae bacterium genome contains these proteins:
- a CDS encoding DUF2236 domain-containing protein: MASSQQATHSSTNVVIPNRFVFADGHRTFRASKIRWGFKILFGHKPNPDDALIQRFAESYMQSDTVADAVAEELFASMKPQQGMQLLKQGIEQGADALIYDDGECQAPALFNLIKKAEHTPDWVDQSKLDLACRTIHRCGRHAMYALGDLALLGGYANADIAKPLAFTGALNGNSSFDRVSETTSFWFDVTTPGGLDVHAKGYNSAIRVRIMHALVRRRLLAHPDWNSAEWGLPINQGDSLATNVAFSMLMILGCKMLGWRFDDEDIEAVLHLWRYTGYLMGDNYQLLPQTRQDGVNWLYMIAIASRINPDGDSLELASSYLEAFREVPGSPLYQTFVYWLHRAYAGFFIPRDIRKALHLPTTYGLKLLPALQAPLIWSLDWLSRRWSMLDKTLMNVGRRGQATIVSSRLQGREVDFRDKQTLTR; this comes from the coding sequence ATGGCCAGCTCTCAGCAAGCAACTCACTCTTCCACCAATGTGGTTATCCCCAACCGTTTTGTGTTTGCCGACGGTCATCGTACTTTTCGTGCGAGTAAGATTCGCTGGGGTTTTAAAATACTCTTTGGTCATAAACCCAACCCGGATGATGCGCTTATCCAGCGTTTTGCGGAATCGTATATGCAATCTGATACGGTTGCTGACGCAGTGGCGGAAGAGTTGTTCGCCAGCATGAAACCTCAGCAGGGGATGCAGCTATTAAAACAGGGTATTGAACAGGGGGCAGACGCCCTGATTTATGATGACGGTGAATGTCAGGCTCCGGCGTTATTCAATTTAATTAAAAAAGCTGAACACACGCCCGACTGGGTTGACCAGAGTAAGCTTGATCTGGCATGTCGCACCATTCACCGTTGTGGTCGCCACGCCATGTATGCGCTGGGAGATCTGGCGTTGTTAGGTGGCTACGCCAATGCTGATATCGCCAAACCACTGGCCTTTACCGGGGCATTAAATGGGAATAGTTCATTTGATCGGGTATCGGAGACCACATCATTCTGGTTTGACGTTACCACACCGGGTGGGTTGGATGTTCATGCCAAAGGTTACAACTCAGCGATTCGTGTGCGCATTATGCATGCGCTGGTGCGCCGGCGGTTATTAGCGCACCCTGATTGGAATTCCGCTGAGTGGGGGTTACCGATTAATCAGGGTGATTCGCTGGCAACCAACGTTGCCTTTTCGATGTTGATGATTCTCGGCTGTAAAATGTTGGGCTGGCGTTTTGACGATGAAGACATCGAAGCCGTGTTGCACCTCTGGCGTTACACCGGTTACCTGATGGGAGACAATTACCAGTTATTGCCACAAACCCGTCAGGACGGTGTGAACTGGTTGTACATGATCGCGATTGCCAGTCGCATCAATCCTGATGGCGACAGTTTGGAACTGGCCAGTTCCTATCTTGAAGCTTTTCGCGAAGTTCCTGGCAGCCCGCTTTACCAAACCTTTGTTTACTGGTTGCATCGGGCGTATGCCGGCTTTTTTATACCGCGGGATATTCGTAAAGCGCTGCATCTGCCGACAACATATGGTTTGAAGCTGCTGCCAGCATTACAGGCGCCGCTGATCTGGAGCCTCGACTGGCTGAGTCGCCGCTGGTCAATGCTTGATAAGACACTGATGAATGTTGGCCGCCGCGGCCAGGCCACTATTGTTTCAAGTCGACTGCAGGGGCGCGAAGTTGATTTTCGTGACAAACAAACCTTAACCCGCTGA
- a CDS encoding MMPL family transporter: MRQVWLNSILRHPWITIMLVFVLGIGAAAGGKNLYFRGDYKVFFEKEFPQLVAFEEMQRLFNKNDNVSIIVVPKEGTVFEPDMIAQIKELTDEAWQTPFSSRVDSITNYQHTWAEEDDLIVEDLILELDMIDDQSIQRARQVSTSEPNLLNRLVSADGKVAVVNITIQLPDQENNTLEVIEVTEFAKNLSEQFSEKYKSADFYHTGVILMNYSFATEGQKDMATLIPLMFLAIIIMLAILLRSVIGMLSTLVVIILTIAATMGVGGWLGYFLSTGTINVPIVVMTLAVADCVHLVASMQFAMRQGKSREEAVAFAMDLNLMPIFITSATTAIGFTTLMFSESPVLADFGELSAIGVMIAFALSVTVLPALLRVLPMKVTVAPEHHGGMEKLGDWVVKHHKMLLPITGAVMLGFAALVPQNQLNDEATKYFDTTTDFRQSVDKQEELISGMSSINWALYSNEPNGIANPEFLQVVEDFSQWLRQQPEVDHVATISDTIKRLNKSMNADNEEFYRLPGDRELTAQYLLMYEMSLPYGLDLNNQLNIDKSSTQIVSTLQNLGSKEYVALEKRVLDWFAERAPQYRIAGSSPTLMFSHIGETNMDSMIVSMTAAMFLISLLLIFALRSLRLGVISLIPNIMPAAVGFGIWALISGEINLGLSIVVSMTLGIIVDDTVHFLSKYQRARNEGRDAEEAVRYAFSSVGRALVITTLVLCVGFSLLALSSFRMNADMGTATALIIFIALVVDFLFLPAFLLVADKRDTSAGVAINDNIQSQAAK; encoded by the coding sequence ATGAGGCAGGTTTGGTTAAACAGTATTCTGCGCCACCCCTGGATCACCATTATGCTGGTATTTGTACTCGGCATTGGTGCAGCCGCAGGCGGCAAAAATCTGTATTTCCGTGGCGACTATAAGGTGTTCTTTGAAAAAGAATTCCCGCAGCTGGTTGCCTTCGAGGAAATGCAGCGTCTATTTAATAAAAACGATAATGTCTCCATCATTGTTGTCCCTAAAGAGGGTACGGTGTTTGAGCCGGATATGATCGCTCAGATTAAAGAGCTGACCGATGAAGCCTGGCAAACACCGTTTTCTAGCCGGGTTGATTCGATCACTAACTATCAACATACCTGGGCAGAAGAAGACGACTTAATTGTTGAAGATCTGATTCTCGAACTGGATATGATTGATGATCAATCGATTCAGCGAGCGAGACAGGTTTCGACATCGGAGCCTAACCTGCTGAATCGTCTGGTTTCTGCTGATGGTAAAGTAGCGGTGGTAAATATCACAATTCAGCTACCTGACCAGGAAAATAATACGCTTGAGGTTATTGAGGTTACTGAGTTTGCCAAGAACTTAAGTGAACAATTCTCTGAGAAATACAAAAGCGCTGACTTTTATCATACCGGCGTCATCCTGATGAACTACAGCTTTGCTACCGAGGGGCAGAAGGATATGGCGACGCTGATTCCTCTGATGTTCCTTGCAATCATCATTATGCTGGCCATTTTATTACGCAGTGTGATTGGTATGTTATCAACGCTGGTGGTGATTATTTTAACCATTGCCGCAACCATGGGCGTAGGGGGCTGGCTGGGATATTTCTTATCCACGGGTACCATTAACGTACCAATTGTGGTGATGACATTGGCGGTCGCTGATTGTGTGCATTTGGTGGCGTCGATGCAGTTTGCGATGCGTCAGGGGAAATCCCGTGAAGAAGCCGTGGCGTTTGCTATGGATCTGAATTTAATGCCTATTTTTATCACCAGTGCGACGACAGCCATTGGTTTCACCACTCTGATGTTTTCAGAATCACCGGTATTAGCCGACTTCGGAGAACTCAGTGCGATCGGCGTGATGATTGCCTTTGCATTATCTGTAACCGTTCTGCCTGCGTTATTGCGGGTACTACCAATGAAGGTAACGGTTGCACCGGAGCACCATGGGGGGATGGAAAAACTGGGCGATTGGGTGGTCAAGCACCATAAAATGCTGCTACCTATCACCGGTGCAGTGATGTTAGGGTTTGCTGCATTAGTGCCCCAGAATCAACTGAACGATGAAGCGACGAAATACTTTGATACCACCACCGACTTCCGTCAGTCAGTGGATAAACAGGAAGAATTAATCTCTGGTATGTCGTCAATCAACTGGGCGTTATACAGTAACGAGCCAAATGGCATTGCCAACCCGGAATTCCTGCAAGTGGTTGAAGACTTCAGTCAGTGGTTACGTCAGCAGCCGGAAGTCGACCATGTTGCAACCATCTCCGATACTATTAAGCGTCTGAATAAAAGCATGAACGCCGATAATGAAGAGTTTTATCGTTTACCGGGTGATCGTGAATTAACTGCGCAATACCTGCTGATGTACGAGATGTCTCTGCCTTATGGTCTGGATTTAAACAACCAACTGAATATTGACAAATCATCGACCCAGATAGTCAGTACTCTGCAAAATCTGGGTAGTAAAGAATACGTTGCCCTGGAAAAACGTGTACTTGACTGGTTCGCTGAGCGTGCTCCGCAGTACCGTATTGCAGGTTCCAGTCCAACGCTGATGTTTTCTCACATTGGTGAAACGAATATGGACAGCATGATCGTCAGTATGACGGCAGCGATGTTCCTGATTTCACTGCTGCTGATATTTGCTTTGCGCTCGCTACGTTTAGGTGTGATCAGTTTAATACCTAATATTATGCCTGCGGCAGTCGGTTTTGGGATATGGGCACTGATTTCCGGTGAAATAAATCTAGGTTTGTCGATCGTTGTTTCGATGACGTTGGGCATCATTGTTGATGATACCGTACACTTTTTATCCAAATATCAGCGCGCCCGTAACGAAGGTCGTGATGCCGAAGAAGCGGTACGTTATGCTTTCTCCAGTGTGGGACGGGCACTTGTGATCACCACTTTGGTATTATGCGTTGGTTTCTCACTGCTGGCACTATCTTCGTTCCGTATGAATGCAGATATGGGTACAGCGACGGCGCTGATTATCTTTATTGCGTTGGTGGTCGATTTCTTATTCCTGCCAGCCTTCCTGTTGGTGGCGGATAAACGTGACACTTCCGCAGGGGTGGCTATAAACGATAATATTCAATCTCAAGCGGCAAAATAA
- a CDS encoding ammonium transporter: MTPTELEALKSAFEMHQQMNIEVFYWWCTAIMFMIHAGFLAYEIGASRVKNALASGMKNILTLAVIIPTFYFFGWWIYNAFPGGFIPVDATSALPWSTSMGPDAKDLGTGIFWAAFALFGATTGSIMSGAVIERIRLSAYLILTIAVGSVLWILAAAWGWHPDGWLTGVLGYHDVGASGVVHAVAGFFSLGVLINLGPRIGKYVDGQAMAIVPHNMPMALIGLMMIIVGFFGFLGGCIIFNGGDTGWTTIYNNPTNLSAFAFNTLMGFAGGVIGAYLTSREPFMTMSGGLAGIITIAAGLDLYYPGLTFMLAVFGGATMPLFGKFLESKGIDDAVGAVAVHGWCGVLGVVFVGIFASGYPNVIEGAPQINFTGQLTSAAIMVALGFVPGYLISLALKKLGMLRVPPEVEAKGLDLVEIPAVPYPETVPAQDVVTQTTPATEKLTPAAG, from the coding sequence ATGACACCTACCGAACTGGAAGCGCTGAAAAGTGCTTTCGAAATGCATCAGCAAATGAACATTGAGGTGTTCTATTGGTGGTGTACTGCCATTATGTTTATGATTCATGCGGGTTTTTTAGCCTACGAAATTGGTGCCTCACGGGTTAAAAACGCGTTGGCATCCGGTATGAAAAATATCCTCACCCTTGCCGTTATTATCCCAACTTTCTACTTTTTCGGATGGTGGATTTATAACGCTTTTCCCGGTGGCTTTATTCCTGTCGATGCAACTTCTGCATTGCCGTGGTCAACCAGTATGGGACCTGATGCCAAAGATTTGGGTACCGGTATTTTCTGGGCTGCATTTGCGTTATTTGGTGCAACAACCGGGTCGATTATGTCTGGCGCCGTAATCGAGCGCATTCGCTTAAGTGCTTATTTAATTTTGACCATTGCCGTGGGTTCGGTGTTGTGGATCCTGGCGGCTGCCTGGGGCTGGCACCCGGATGGTTGGCTAACCGGCGTTCTTGGGTATCACGACGTCGGTGCATCCGGTGTGGTTCATGCAGTGGCCGGGTTCTTCTCTCTTGGTGTTCTAATCAATCTGGGGCCACGTATCGGTAAATACGTCGACGGACAAGCCATGGCGATTGTGCCACATAATATGCCAATGGCATTGATTGGTCTGATGATGATTATTGTTGGTTTCTTCGGCTTCCTTGGTGGTTGCATTATTTTTAATGGTGGCGATACCGGCTGGACAACCATTTATAACAACCCAACCAATTTATCTGCTTTCGCTTTTAATACTCTGATGGGTTTTGCCGGAGGCGTTATTGGCGCATACCTCACTTCCCGTGAACCATTCATGACCATGTCCGGCGGCTTAGCTGGGATCATCACCATTGCAGCAGGTCTCGATCTGTATTACCCGGGCCTGACCTTTATGCTGGCAGTATTTGGCGGCGCCACCATGCCGTTGTTTGGTAAATTTCTGGAAAGCAAAGGTATCGATGATGCTGTAGGTGCCGTTGCGGTGCACGGCTGGTGTGGTGTGTTGGGCGTGGTTTTCGTTGGTATTTTCGCATCCGGCTATCCGAACGTGATCGAAGGTGCTCCGCAGATTAATTTCACGGGTCAGTTAACCAGCGCAGCAATTATGGTGGCATTAGGCTTTGTACCGGGTTACCTGATTTCTCTGGCACTGAAAAAACTCGGCATGTTGCGTGTACCACCGGAAGTTGAGGCAAAAGGTCTCGACCTGGTAGAAATTCCGGCGGTGCCATATCCGGAAACCGTACCGGCACAGGACGTGGTTACGCAAACCACACCGGCAACGGAAAAGCTCACTCCGGCAGCGGGCTGA
- a CDS encoding outer membrane lipoprotein-sorting protein: MKFLNTLASSIILLTAASFTQALELEGKTPEEQGLAIAQERKTRDLGWADSQSAVTMILRNAQGEESVREMRMKSLEINDDGDKGLTIFDKPRDVKGTAFLSFSHIEKADDQWLYLPALKRVKRISSRNKSGPFMGSEFSYEDLSSFEVEKYNFKLLGEETVNGVDCYKIEQTPTDKYSGYTRQVAWLDKAEFRAQKIDFYDRKKSLLKTLTFNDYKQYLDQYWRPMAMNMVNHQTKKSTDLKTNSLEFKTGLKDSDFNKATLKRAR; this comes from the coding sequence ATGAAATTTTTAAATACACTGGCAAGCTCGATTATTTTATTAACCGCAGCATCTTTTACTCAGGCATTGGAGCTGGAAGGCAAGACCCCGGAAGAGCAGGGTCTCGCCATTGCTCAGGAGCGTAAAACCCGCGATCTGGGTTGGGCGGATTCCCAGTCGGCCGTGACCATGATCTTACGCAATGCTCAGGGTGAGGAGAGTGTGCGCGAAATGCGTATGAAAAGCCTTGAGATTAACGACGACGGTGATAAGGGTTTAACCATCTTTGACAAGCCACGTGATGTAAAAGGTACTGCCTTTTTAAGTTTCTCTCATATCGAAAAAGCTGACGATCAGTGGTTGTACCTGCCAGCGCTGAAGCGGGTAAAGCGTATTTCTTCACGTAATAAGTCCGGTCCATTTATGGGCAGTGAATTCTCTTACGAAGATTTAAGCTCGTTTGAAGTGGAAAAATACAACTTCAAACTGCTGGGTGAAGAAACCGTAAACGGTGTGGACTGCTATAAAATTGAGCAGACTCCAACCGATAAGTATTCGGGTTATACCCGTCAGGTTGCCTGGTTAGATAAAGCTGAATTCCGTGCCCAGAAAATTGATTTCTACGATCGTAAAAAGTCGCTGTTAAAAACTCTGACCTTCAATGATTACAAGCAATACCTGGATCAGTACTGGCGTCCGATGGCGATGAATATGGTGAATCACCAGACTAAGAAAAGTACCGATCTGAAAACCAACAGCCTGGAATTTAAAACCGGTCTGAAAGACTCTGACTTTAACAAAGCCACGCTGAAGCGTGCCCGTTAA
- a CDS encoding flavin reductase family protein, which translates to MKLNLTELSPTQIYHLLVQTVLPRPVAWILSEQANGKRNLAPFSFFAPVCSNPPTLVVSIGNKMARQPKDTFANLKRTGRCVVHIASLAQLEALNQSAMTLGDHESEVEHLGLTIEPFAEHGLGRIAEAPVAFACKFQQVVELGDAPQRVVFLEIEQVYLDDAIASEVDGRLTVSAQELDPVARLGGTEYSALGELISKPRPQ; encoded by the coding sequence ATGAAACTGAACCTGACCGAGTTATCACCTACTCAGATTTATCATCTGCTAGTACAGACTGTATTGCCGCGACCAGTGGCCTGGATTCTTTCCGAGCAGGCCAACGGCAAGCGGAATCTGGCGCCGTTTTCTTTTTTTGCTCCGGTTTGTTCCAATCCGCCAACGCTGGTGGTTTCGATTGGAAACAAGATGGCACGGCAACCCAAAGATACGTTTGCCAACCTGAAGCGCACTGGCCGCTGCGTGGTTCATATTGCTTCCTTAGCGCAGTTGGAGGCATTGAACCAGAGTGCGATGACGCTGGGCGATCATGAAAGTGAAGTGGAGCACCTGGGTCTGACGATCGAACCCTTTGCAGAACATGGCCTTGGGCGCATAGCAGAAGCACCGGTTGCTTTTGCGTGTAAGTTTCAGCAGGTGGTCGAGCTGGGCGATGCGCCGCAGCGCGTTGTCTTTCTCGAAATTGAGCAGGTCTATCTGGATGACGCGATTGCCAGCGAAGTTGACGGACGTTTAACTGTATCGGCGCAAGAGCTTGATCCCGTTGCGCGGTTAGGTGGCACGGAATACTCGGCATTGGGAGAACTGATCAGTAAGCCCAGGCCGCAATAG
- a CDS encoding TetR/AcrR family transcriptional regulator has product MSQFSKAEQKRHAREEELIDLAVDIIATDGPGSLTLEKLTSRSAYSKGTIYNHFSSKEDCLIALCCRAVSSIMAFFQQAVEFDGNLREKALAVHYSYQLYSRIHPTLFQVVLISKSPGVRDKTSEKRLESMDLLEYQINGFSDSMLMHALQQGAIKNPNVNVESASFANWAMSFGTLALANSAAEATAVSRLDQEDILLNNVNLLMDGMGWHPLSGDWNYSDSWKRIAEFLKPLTVQQTTKKHD; this is encoded by the coding sequence GTGAGTCAGTTCAGTAAAGCAGAGCAAAAACGTCACGCTCGGGAAGAAGAGTTAATTGATTTGGCGGTTGATATCATTGCAACCGATGGGCCGGGCTCGTTAACTCTGGAGAAGTTGACGTCCCGCTCTGCTTATTCCAAAGGCACCATCTACAACCACTTCAGCAGTAAAGAAGATTGTTTGATCGCACTGTGCTGTCGTGCGGTGTCGTCAATTATGGCGTTTTTCCAGCAAGCGGTTGAGTTCGATGGCAACTTACGTGAAAAAGCACTGGCGGTGCATTATTCCTATCAATTGTATTCACGTATTCATCCAACCTTGTTCCAGGTGGTATTGATCAGTAAATCGCCGGGCGTGCGCGACAAAACCTCCGAAAAACGCCTTGAATCAATGGACCTGCTTGAATATCAAATCAATGGCTTCAGCGATTCGATGCTGATGCACGCTCTACAGCAGGGCGCCATTAAAAATCCAAACGTGAATGTAGAATCTGCCAGCTTTGCCAATTGGGCAATGTCATTTGGCACATTAGCTTTGGCCAACTCTGCGGCAGAGGCAACCGCCGTATCCCGTTTAGACCAAGAGGATATTCTGCTCAATAACGTCAACTTACTGATGGATGGTATGGGTTGGCACCCGTTATCCGGCGATTGGAATTACAGCGATAGCTGGAAGCGTATCGCCGAATTTTTAAAGCCACTGACAGTTCAGCAAACAACCAAAAAGCACGATTAA
- a CDS encoding fatty acid desaturase codes for MNNNNSPQQQGKAPLNWVPVIMFTLTTLVSVTLVPWYGIAYGYEASAWAACVIITWMTGMAITGGYHRLWSHNAYQAHWLLRLWYALWGAMAFQNSILSWSSGHRVHHRHCDDVDLDPYSAKRGLWFSHMGWMLRKYKSGEVNFDNVKNLMKDPIVVWQHKYYVVIAMGMNIGVPLMLGLLTDDLWGMLLLAGFLRIVMAHHITFFINSIAHKWGSQPYTDENTARDNAFFAFLTHGEGYHNYHHIFQTDYRNGIRWFHWDPTKWFIKVCSWIGLASDLKVVPDFKIRRAMVKMQFKRAQEKLAVSKSSDPAVLAQWSVQLEKEYEEFKAMLNEWTDLQAGKYEQTKRNLFVKWEKAALRTRYKELEYSLKMQHERLRLMTAQFAG; via the coding sequence ATGAACAATAACAATTCTCCCCAGCAACAAGGTAAGGCACCGTTGAACTGGGTGCCTGTGATTATGTTTACGCTAACCACACTGGTATCCGTTACTTTGGTGCCCTGGTATGGCATTGCCTATGGGTATGAAGCATCCGCCTGGGCCGCTTGTGTCATCATCACGTGGATGACTGGCATGGCAATTACAGGTGGCTACCATCGATTGTGGTCACATAATGCATACCAGGCTCACTGGTTACTGCGTTTGTGGTACGCCTTGTGGGGAGCAATGGCGTTTCAGAATAGCATCCTGTCCTGGAGTTCCGGCCACCGTGTTCATCATCGCCATTGTGATGATGTGGATCTTGATCCTTATTCGGCTAAGCGTGGTTTATGGTTCTCTCATATGGGTTGGATGTTACGCAAATACAAAAGCGGCGAAGTTAACTTCGACAATGTTAAAAATCTGATGAAAGACCCGATTGTGGTCTGGCAGCACAAATACTACGTCGTCATTGCTATGGGAATGAATATTGGTGTGCCACTCATGCTGGGACTATTGACGGACGATCTTTGGGGGATGTTGTTGCTGGCGGGATTCCTACGTATTGTGATGGCTCACCACATTACTTTCTTTATTAACTCCATCGCTCATAAATGGGGGTCGCAGCCTTACACAGACGAGAATACCGCTCGCGATAACGCTTTTTTCGCTTTTCTCACCCACGGTGAGGGTTACCACAACTATCACCATATTTTTCAGACAGATTACCGCAACGGTATTCGTTGGTTCCATTGGGACCCAACCAAATGGTTCATTAAAGTCTGCTCCTGGATAGGGCTGGCCTCCGATCTGAAAGTTGTACCGGATTTTAAGATTCGTCGCGCCATGGTAAAAATGCAGTTTAAACGTGCTCAGGAAAAACTGGCCGTTTCCAAGTCCAGCGATCCAGCAGTATTGGCGCAATGGTCGGTTCAACTGGAAAAAGAGTACGAAGAGTTTAAAGCCATGCTGAATGAATGGACCGATCTACAGGCTGGCAAGTATGAGCAGACCAAGCGTAATCTGTTCGTAAAATGGGAGAAAGCAGCGCTGCGTACCCGTTATAAAGAGCTGGAGTATTCACTGAAGATGCAGCATGAGCGTCTTCGACTGATGACGGCTCAATTTGCAGGTTAA